The nucleotide sequence CGCACCACCGGCAACACGCTCCATCACCCGACAGTCATGCGGCCACAGGGCCAGAGCAGGAATTCGACTTCATGACCGCATCCGCGGAATCCCCCGCCCGCACCGACCGCCGGCCCAAGGCCACGGTCCGGCTCGGCGACAGGGTCTTCTCCCTCTCGACAGTCGTCGCGGGAACCCTGATCCTGGTCGTCCTCGCGGCCGTGGCCCTGTTCCTCATCGTCCAGTCGATCCCGGCCCTCACGGCCAAGGTCGGCACCCTGCCCGACCAGGCGACGAACTTCTGGTCGTACGTCGGGCCCCTCGTCTTCGGCACCGTCTGGGCCGCGTTCCTCGCCCTCCTGATGGCGACGCCGCTCTCGATCGGCATCGCGCTCTTCATCTCGCACTACGCGCCGCGCCGGATCAGCCAGGTGCTCGGCTACATCATCGACCTGCTGGCCGCGGTGCCCTCGGTCGTGTTCGGCCTCTGGGGCGTCCTGATCCTGGCGCCGTTCGTCCAGCCCTTCTACAACACGCTGGTCAACCACGTCGGCTGGTTCCCGCTCTTCGCCGGCCCCGTCTCGGGCACCGGCAAGACGATCCTCACCGCCGCCATCGTGCTGGCCGTGATGTGCATCCCGATCATGACGGCCGTCATGCGCGAGATCTTCCTCCAGGCACCGCGCCTCCACGAGGAGGCCGCACTGGCCCTCGGCGCGACGCGCTGGGAGATGATCCGCATGGCGGTCCTGCCGTTCGCCCGCTCGGGCATCGTGTCGGCAATCATGCTCGGCCTCGGCCGCGCCCTCGGTGAGACCCTCGCCATCGCGATCGTGCTCTCGCCCGCCACCGTGATCAGCTTCGCGGTGCTCGGCAGCCAGAACCCCAACACGATCGCCGCGAACATCGCGCTCCAGTTCGCCGAGGCCCAGGGCGTCGGCCTGAACGCCCTCATCGCCTCCGGCCTCGTCCTCTTCGTCATCACGCTGCTGATCAACATGGCAGCACGCTTCATCGTCAACCGCCGCAAGGCCTTCTCGGGAGCCAACTGATGTCGGTCGCCGTCCGCAACACCCGCGCCAACACGCTGACCGCCGGCAAGCTGCCGAAGTTCGCGCCCTGGGGCCTGCTCGCGATCAGCTGGGCCATCTTCGTCGCCGTCTTCCTCCTGCTCAAGGCATCGGGGTCGACGAAGGACTTCAACATCGTCGGCGCCCTCTTCTTCGGCACGATCCTGTTCGACGTCCTCATCGTCGTCATCTCGATGGTCGTCGAGGGGGGCCGCAAGGCGAAGGACCGCCTCGTCACGTCGCTCGTGATGTCGGCCTTCATCGTCGTGCTCCTGCCGCTCGTGTCGCTCGTCTACACGGTGATCTCGCGCGGTGTCGCCCGCTTCGACGTCCAGTACTTCACCTACTCGATGCGCAACGTCATCAGCGTGGGCGGCGGCGCCCTCCACGCGATCGTGGGCACACTCGAGATCACCGCGTTCGCGACCCTGATCAGCGTGCCGGTCGGCATCCTGACGTCGATCTACCTGGTCGAGTACGGCCGCGGCCGCCTCGCTCGCGCGATCACCTTCTTCGTCGACGTCATGACCGGCATCCCCTCGATCGTCGCCGGCCTCTTCGCCTACGCGCTCTTCGCCCTCATCGCGGGCCCCGCGATCCGCAACGGCGCCATGGGCTCCATCGCCCTGAGCGTGCTGATGATCCCCATCGTGGTGCGGTCGAGCGAGGAGATCCTCAAGATCGTGCCGAACGAGCTCCGCGAGGCGAGCTACGCGCTCGGCGTGCCCCGCTGGCTCACGATCGTCAAGATCGTGCTGCCGACGTCGTTCGCCGGCCTCGCCACCGGCGTCGTTCTCGCCATCTCGCGAGTCATCGGCGAGACCGCGCCGCTGCTGCTCACGACCGGCTTCACGACCGACATGAACTACGACCTCTTCAGCGACAGGATGATGACGCTCCCGGTCTTCGTGTACACGCAGTACGCGCAGCAGGGGCCCGACGCGACCCCGTACCTGGAGCGGGCCTGGACCGGCGCACTCGTGCTGATCCTGATCGTCATGGCCCTGAACCTGATCGCACGCATCATCGGCCGCTTCTTCGCCCCGCGCGGACGCTAGCCGCCACCCCAGACCCAGCCCGACGCAGCAACCCCGAAAAAGGAACCACGTGTCCAAGCGCATCGAAGTCAAAGACCTCAACGTCTACTACAGCAAGTTCCGTGCCGTCGAAGACGTCAACATCACCATCGAGCCCCGCACGGTGACGGCGTTCATCGGGCCGTCGGGCTGCGGCAAGTCGACGTTCCTCCGCACGCTCAACCGCATGCACGAGGTCATCCCCGGCGCCTACGTCGAGGGCGAGGTCCTCATCGACGGCAACGACCTCTACGCACCGGGCGTCGACCCGGTGCTCGTCCGCCGTCAGGTCGGCATGGTGTTCCAGCGCCCGAACCCGTTCCCGACGATGTCGATCCGCGAGAACGTCCTGGCGGGCGTGAAGCTCAACAACCGCCGCATGGGCAAGAGCGAGTCCGACGACCTCGTCGAGAAGTCGCTCACCGGCGCGAACCTCTGGAACGAGGTCAAGGACCGCCTCGACAAGCCGGGCTCGGGCCTCTCCGGCGGACAGCAGCAGCGCCTCTGCATCGCGCGCGCCGTCGCGGTCTCCCCCGACGTGATCCTCATGGACGAGCCCTGCTCGGCTCTCGACCCGATCTCGACCCTCGCGATCGAGGACCTCATCGAGGAGCTC is from Frondihabitans australicus and encodes:
- the pstC gene encoding phosphate ABC transporter permease subunit PstC; its protein translation is MTASAESPARTDRRPKATVRLGDRVFSLSTVVAGTLILVVLAAVALFLIVQSIPALTAKVGTLPDQATNFWSYVGPLVFGTVWAAFLALLMATPLSIGIALFISHYAPRRISQVLGYIIDLLAAVPSVVFGLWGVLILAPFVQPFYNTLVNHVGWFPLFAGPVSGTGKTILTAAIVLAVMCIPIMTAVMREIFLQAPRLHEEAALALGATRWEMIRMAVLPFARSGIVSAIMLGLGRALGETLAIAIVLSPATVISFAVLGSQNPNTIAANIALQFAEAQGVGLNALIASGLVLFVITLLINMAARFIVNRRKAFSGAN
- the pstA gene encoding phosphate ABC transporter permease PstA produces the protein MSVAVRNTRANTLTAGKLPKFAPWGLLAISWAIFVAVFLLLKASGSTKDFNIVGALFFGTILFDVLIVVISMVVEGGRKAKDRLVTSLVMSAFIVVLLPLVSLVYTVISRGVARFDVQYFTYSMRNVISVGGGALHAIVGTLEITAFATLISVPVGILTSIYLVEYGRGRLARAITFFVDVMTGIPSIVAGLFAYALFALIAGPAIRNGAMGSIALSVLMIPIVVRSSEEILKIVPNELREASYALGVPRWLTIVKIVLPTSFAGLATGVVLAISRVIGETAPLLLTTGFTTDMNYDLFSDRMMTLPVFVYTQYAQQGPDATPYLERAWTGALVLILIVMALNLIARIIGRFFAPRGR
- the pstB gene encoding phosphate ABC transporter ATP-binding protein PstB, whose amino-acid sequence is MSKRIEVKDLNVYYSKFRAVEDVNITIEPRTVTAFIGPSGCGKSTFLRTLNRMHEVIPGAYVEGEVLIDGNDLYAPGVDPVLVRRQVGMVFQRPNPFPTMSIRENVLAGVKLNNRRMGKSESDDLVEKSLTGANLWNEVKDRLDKPGSGLSGGQQQRLCIARAVAVSPDVILMDEPCSALDPISTLAIEDLIEELKQEYTIVIVTHNMQQASRVSDKTAFFNIAGTGKPGKLIEYNDTATMFSNPTVQATEDYVSGRFG